The following coding sequences are from one Streptococcus mitis window:
- a CDS encoding branched-chain amino acid aminotransferase: protein MTVTIDWENLGFSYMKLPYRYIAHFKNGQWDQGELTEDATLHISESSPSLHYGQQAFEGLKAYRTKDGSIQLFRPDENAKRLQRTCDRLLMPQVPTEMFVEACKTVVRANEEYVPPYGTGGTLYLRPLLIGVGDIIGVKPAEEYIFAIFAMPVGNYFKGGLVPTNFLIQDEYDRAAPNGTGAAKVGGNYAASLLPGKLAKSRHFSDVIYLDPSTHTKIEEVGSANFFGITADNEFVTPLSPSILPSITKYSLLYLAEHRLGLTPIEGDVPIDNLDRFVEAGACGTAAVISPIGGIQHGDDFHVFYSETEVGPVTRKLYDELTGIQFGDIEAPEGWIVKVD from the coding sequence ATGACAGTAACGATTGATTGGGAAAACCTTGGTTTCTCCTATATGAAATTACCTTATCGCTATATTGCTCATTTTAAAAATGGACAATGGGATCAAGGAGAGTTGACAGAGGATGCAACCTTGCATATTTCAGAGTCTTCTCCAAGTCTTCACTATGGTCAACAAGCATTTGAAGGTTTGAAAGCTTATCGTACTAAGGATGGCAGTATTCAACTGTTCCGTCCTGATGAAAATGCCAAACGTCTGCAACGTACATGTGACCGTCTCTTGATGCCACAAGTTCCGACAGAAATGTTTGTAGAAGCTTGTAAGACAGTTGTTCGTGCGAATGAAGAATACGTACCACCATACGGAACAGGTGGAACCCTATATCTTCGCCCTCTTTTGATTGGTGTCGGAGATATTATTGGGGTTAAACCAGCAGAGGAATACATTTTCGCCATCTTTGCTATGCCAGTTGGAAATTACTTTAAGGGTGGTTTGGTTCCAACCAACTTCTTGATTCAGGATGAATACGACCGTGCTGCTCCAAATGGTACAGGTGCGGCTAAGGTTGGTGGGAACTATGCTGCCAGTCTCTTACCAGGGAAATTGGCCAAGTCACGTCATTTCTCAGATGTTATCTATCTAGACCCATCAACTCATACAAAGATTGAAGAAGTCGGATCAGCTAACTTCTTTGGAATTACTGCTGATAATGAATTTGTAACACCATTGAGTCCATCTATCTTGCCATCTATTACCAAGTACTCTTTGCTTTATTTGGCAGAACACCGCTTGGGCTTGACTCCTATTGAGGGGGATGTCCCGATTGATAACCTTGACCGTTTTGTAGAGGCAGGTGCCTGTGGTACAGCAGCGGTTATTTCTCCAATTGGAGGTATTCAACACGGTGATGATTTCCATGTTTTCTATAGTGAAACAGAAGTAGGTCCTGTGACTCGTAAACTCTATGATGAATTGACAGGAATTCAGTTTGGCGATATTGAAGCGCCAGAAGGTTGGATTGTAAAAGTAGATTAA
- the parC gene encoding DNA topoisomerase IV subunit A: MSNIQNMSLEDIMGERFGRYSKYIIQDRALPDIRDGLKPVQRRILYSMNKDGNTFDKSYRKSAKSVGNIMGNFHPHGDSSIYDAMVRMSQDWKNREILVEMHGNNGSMDGDPPAAMRYTEARLSEIAGYLLQDIEKKTVPFAWNFDDTEKEPTVLPAAFPNLLVNGSTGISAGYATDIPPHNLAEVIDAAVYMIDHPTAKVEKLMEFLPGPDFPTGAIIQGRDEIKKAYETGKGRVVVRSKTEIEKLKGGKEQIVITEIPYEINKANLVKKIDDVRVNNKVAGIAEVRDESDRDGLRIAIELKKDANTELVLNYLFKYTDLQINYNFNMVAIENFTPRQVGIVPILSSYIAHRREVILARSRFDKEKAEKRLHIVEGLIRVISILDEVIALIRASENKADAKENLKVSYDFTEEQAEAIVTLQLYRLTNTDVVVLQEEEAELREKIAMLAAIIGDERTMYNLMKKELREVKKKFATPRLSSLEDTAKVIEIDTASLIAEEDTYVSVTKAGYIKRTSPRSFAASTLEEIGKRDDDRLIFVQVAKTTQHLLMFTTLGNVIYRPIHELADIRWKDIGEHLSQTITNFETNEEILYVEVVDQFDDATTYFAATRFGQIKRVERKEFSPWRTYKSKSVKYAKLKYDTDQIVAVAPIKLDDVLLISQNGYALRFNIEEVPVVGAKAAGVKAMNLKEDDVLQSAFICNTSSFYLLTQRGSLKRVSIEEIPATSRAKRGLQVLRELKNKPHRVFLAGAVAEQGFIGELFSTEVEENDQTLLVQSNKGTIYESRLQDLNLSERTSNGSFISDTISDEEVFDAYFKEVFTEAK, encoded by the coding sequence ATGTCTAACATTCAAAATATGTCCTTGGAGGACATCATGGGAGAGCGCTTTGGTCGCTACTCCAAATACATTATTCAAGACCGGGCTTTGCCAGACATTCGTGATGGCTTGAAGCCGGTTCAGCGCCGCATTCTTTATTCGATGAATAAGGATGGCAATACCTTTGACAAGAGCTACCGCAAGTCGGCCAAGTCTGTCGGTAACATCATGGGGAATTTCCACCCACACGGTGACAGTTCTATCTATGATGCCATGGTTCGTATGTCGCAGGACTGGAAAAACCGTGAGATTCTAGTTGAAATGCACGGTAATAACGGTTCTATGGACGGTGATCCGCCTGCGGCAATGCGTTATACCGAGGCACGTTTGTCTGAAATTGCTGGCTATCTTCTTCAGGATATCGAGAAAAAGACCGTTCCTTTTGCCTGGAACTTTGACGATACCGAGAAAGAACCTACTGTTTTACCTGCAGCCTTTCCAAACCTCTTGGTCAATGGTTCGACTGGGATTTCAGCTGGATATGCTACGGACATTCCACCTCATAATTTGGCCGAAGTTATCGATGCGGCGGTTTACATGATTGACCATCCAACGGCCAAAGTTGAAAAACTCATGGAATTCTTGCCTGGGCCAGATTTCCCTACAGGAGCTATCATCCAAGGTCGTGATGAAATCAAGAAGGCCTATGAAACTGGGAAAGGGCGCGTTGTTGTTCGTTCCAAGACTGAGATTGAAAAGCTAAAAGGCGGTAAGGAACAAATCGTTATTACTGAGATTCCTTATGAAATCAACAAGGCTAATCTAGTCAAGAAAATCGATGATGTTCGTGTTAATAACAAGGTAGCTGGGATTGCTGAGGTTCGTGATGAGTCTGACCGTGACGGTCTTCGTATCGCGATTGAGCTCAAGAAAGACGCGAATACGGAGCTTGTTCTCAACTATCTATTCAAATATACTGACCTACAAATCAATTATAACTTTAATATGGTGGCGATTGAAAATTTCACGCCTCGTCAGGTTGGGATCGTTCCAATCTTGTCTAGCTATATTGCCCACCGTCGTGAAGTAATTTTGGCGCGTTCACGCTTTGACAAGGAAAAGGCTGAGAAACGCCTCCATATCGTTGAAGGTTTGATTCGCGTGATTTCGATTTTGGACGAAGTCATTGCTCTTATCCGTGCTTCTGAGAATAAGGCGGACGCCAAGGAAAACCTCAAGGTTAGCTATGATTTTACAGAAGAGCAGGCTGAGGCTATCGTAACCTTGCAACTGTATCGTTTGACCAATACCGATGTGGTTGTCTTGCAGGAAGAAGAAGCAGAACTTCGTGAAAAGATTGCCATGCTGGCGGCTATTATCGGTGATGAGCGGACTATGTACAATCTCATGAAGAAAGAACTTCGTGAGGTTAAGAAGAAGTTTGCGACTCCGCGTTTGAGTAGCTTAGAAGACACTGCGAAAGTAATCGAGATTGATACAGCTAGTCTGATCGCCGAGGAAGATACCTACGTCAGCGTGACCAAGGCAGGTTACATCAAGCGTACCAGTCCACGTTCCTTTGCGGCATCCACTCTGGAAGAAATTGGCAAACGTGATGATGACCGTTTGATCTTTGTACAAGTTGCCAAGACAACGCAGCATCTTTTGATGTTCACGACTCTTGGAAATGTCATTTATCGACCAATCCATGAATTGGCAGATATTCGCTGGAAGGATATCGGTGAGCATCTGAGCCAAACCATCACAAACTTTGAAACTAACGAAGAAATCCTTTATGTGGAAGTAGTGGATCAGTTTGATGATGCGACAACCTACTTTGCGGCGACTCGTTTCGGTCAAATCAAGCGTGTAGAACGCAAAGAATTCTCTCCATGGCGAACCTACAAGTCTAAGTCTGTCAAGTATGCTAAGCTCAAATACGATACAGACCAGATTGTAGCAGTGGCTCCGATTAAACTAGATGATGTTCTTTTGATTAGCCAAAATGGTTACGCCCTTCGTTTCAATATCGAAGAGGTACCAGTTGTCGGTGCTAAGGCTGCAGGTGTCAAGGCTATGAATTTGAAAGAAGATGATGTCCTCCAATCTGCCTTTATCTGTAACACCTCATCCTTCTATCTCTTGACCCAACGTGGTAGTTTAAAACGTGTTTCTATTGAGGAAATTCCAGCAACCAGCCGTGCCAAACGTGGGTTACAAGTCTTGCGTGAGCTAAAAAATAAACCGCATCGTGTCTTCTTAGCAGGAGCAGTTGCAGAGCAAGGATTTATTGGTGAGCTATTTAGTACTGAAGTGGAAGAAAATGACCAAACGCTACTTGTTCAATCCAACAAAGGAACAATCTATGAAAGCCGATTGCAAGACTTGAACTTGTCAGAACGCACTAGCAACGGAAGCTTCATTTCTGATACGATTTCAGATGAAGAAGTTTTTGACGCTTATTTTAAAGAAGTATTTACAGAAGCAAAATAA
- a CDS encoding CPBP family intramembrane glutamic endopeptidase, with protein sequence MKYLQNNKITKFLLISFLISWGFGWGLLAFLTQMSLLSLTSPLGVFLHLLGGFGPTIAAISCLPQKSIKSIVSFILGDSKKYILLFLLLIFVQTGVIAFSSKELNTAFPLENLLVVFLSAVCVYGGEEELGWRGILQPTLETRFSFWISGLITGCIWAIWHVPLWFVIGSSQSGMPFILFSLFAIHLSILLAAVFKKTKSVLFCAIFHGLINTLLSLFVIKINLLFILGLVGLLFFSHYLQRNS encoded by the coding sequence ATGAAATATTTACAAAATAATAAGATAACAAAATTTTTACTGATTAGTTTTCTCATTTCTTGGGGATTTGGTTGGGGATTGCTCGCTTTTCTGACGCAAATGAGCCTCTTAAGTCTAACAAGTCCACTAGGAGTTTTTCTCCATTTACTAGGAGGTTTCGGTCCAACCATTGCAGCCATTTCTTGTTTGCCTCAAAAATCCATTAAAAGCATAGTCTCTTTTATCTTAGGGGACTCAAAGAAATATATTTTGTTATTTCTTTTACTAATTTTCGTGCAGACAGGTGTCATTGCTTTCTCCTCTAAGGAGCTTAATACGGCTTTTCCACTAGAAAATTTGTTAGTTGTTTTTTTGAGTGCAGTCTGTGTTTATGGTGGCGAAGAAGAATTGGGATGGCGAGGGATCTTGCAACCAACTTTGGAAACTAGATTCTCCTTTTGGATTTCCGGTTTGATAACAGGTTGTATTTGGGCAATATGGCATGTACCTTTATGGTTTGTGATTGGAAGTTCCCAAAGTGGGATGCCTTTTATATTATTCAGTCTATTTGCAATTCATCTCAGTATTCTTCTAGCAGCTGTTTTCAAAAAGACTAAGTCGGTCCTTTTTTGCGCCATTTTTCACGGCCTAATTAATACCCTACTTAGCTTATTTGTTATTAAAATTAATCTTTTATTCATTCTAGGATTAGTAGGATTGCTCTTCTTTTCTCACTACCTACAAAGAAACAGTTAA
- a CDS encoding aminoglycoside 6-adenylyltransferase, which yields MKNNSIKDMCRQHRSEAQMLRLILQTAKSLKVEAVAMSGSRTDAKAPKDEFQDYDVVYIVDDFDNLTSDLSWLNQFGKRIIEQEVSLGNRCLYLMLFEDGNRIDLSLCPKEYIQEWVDSEAGFTVLEDPENLFEPYFPNPERYWIISATEMDFKNSCNEFWWVSAYVVKGICRHQVIYATDHLYGICQQELLKLLAWQVAADKGMVDVGKNYKYLFQYLPAEKEKEFTALLDFFDQKSLTKSLLATMNFFHKEAQAFSLKTGFQYDKVTAEKMIEYAKERLETNEIFTK from the coding sequence ATGAAAAATAATTCTATAAAAGATATGTGCAGACAACATAGAAGTGAAGCGCAAATGCTAAGATTAATTTTACAAACCGCAAAAAGTCTAAAAGTCGAGGCTGTCGCTATGTCCGGTTCACGAACTGATGCAAAAGCTCCAAAAGATGAATTTCAAGACTATGATGTGGTCTATATTGTGGATGATTTTGATAATCTGACGAGTGACCTTTCTTGGTTGAATCAGTTTGGGAAACGCATTATTGAGCAAGAAGTCAGTCTTGGTAATCGTTGTCTTTATCTCATGCTTTTTGAAGATGGCAATCGTATCGATTTAAGTCTTTGCCCTAAAGAATACATTCAAGAATGGGTGGACAGTGAAGCAGGATTCACTGTTTTAGAAGATCCAGAAAATTTATTTGAACCTTATTTCCCAAATCCAGAGCGTTACTGGATAATCTCAGCTACTGAAATGGATTTTAAAAATTCCTGCAATGAATTTTGGTGGGTGTCAGCTTACGTGGTTAAAGGAATCTGTCGCCATCAAGTCATCTATGCGACGGACCATCTCTATGGAATCTGCCAACAAGAATTGCTCAAGCTTTTAGCTTGGCAAGTGGCAGCAGATAAGGGAATGGTCGATGTTGGCAAGAACTACAAGTACCTCTTTCAGTATTTGCCTGCTGAGAAAGAGAAAGAATTTACAGCCTTGCTTGACTTTTTTGACCAGAAAAGCCTCACCAAGTCTCTTTTGGCTACCATGAACTTTTTCCATAAAGAAGCGCAGGCCTTCTCTCTCAAAACCGGCTTCCAATATGACAAAGTAACTGCTGAGAAGATGATTGAGTATGCTAAGGAGAGACTAGAAACAAATGAAATATTTACAAAATAA